In Candidatus Obscuribacterales bacterium, the sequence ATTCTGTCTTCAGATTCCTAAGGCATAGCAGTAGGCACTGCCCATCCCTGAAGAGAATTTTCCCAACAGGCACCCCACTCAAATCATCATCTATCCTCTTGAGAAGGTTCGGTGTAGTCGCAGAAGGTGCGTAGGCTAATCTTCAGCACCCAGAGGACAGCAACAGTGGCAGGTCACACCATTAGAAAAAACTCGATAGATGCCTACGATTAGTCGATTTTACGGAATCATCATCTTCATGAACTACAACGACCATCAGCCGCCTCATTTCCATGCTCGATATCAAGATCAGGAGGTGATTGTGGAAATCACAACTGGTATAGTCGAAGGCAGAATGTCGAAACGGGCATTGAGAATGGTGCTTGAGTGGTTAGATCTTCACCAAACCGAGTTGATGGAGAATTGGGAACGCGCTAGACAACGCCAAGCCCTGAATGAAATCCAA encodes:
- a CDS encoding DUF4160 domain-containing protein is translated as MPTISRFYGIIIFMNYNDHQPPHFHARYQDQEVIVEITTGIVEGRMSKRALRMVLEWLDLHQTELMENWERARQRQALNEIQPLQ